GTACCACGCCATCTTCGACAATCAGCGCACGGTGATGGTGCACGCCTCCACCCCGGCCACGGCCCTGGTGGCCTATGGCGCCTCGGTCGAGTTGAGCGGACCCGGGGGCAAGACGCGCGTAGTGCCCGTGTCCGACTTCCTGCTGCCACCGGACATGAAGCGGCCAAGTGACACGGTCATCGCGCCGAACGAGGTGTTGACGCGCGTGCGCATCCCGGCACCGGGCGCGGGGACGAAGGCGGCGTACTACAAGCAGGGCGAGCGGGAGAGCTACGACTGGCCGATCTGCGACGTCGCGGTGGTGCTCCAGATGGATGGGCAGGTCGTCCGGCAGGCGGCCATCGCCCTGGGCTGGGTCGCGCCCACGCCCCGGCGGGCGGCGGAGGCGGAGAAGCTCCTCGTCGGGAAGAAGCTCGATGAGGAACTCGCTCGCCAGGCGGCGAAGGCGGCCGTGAGCGGCGCGACGCCCCTGTCGAAGAACGCCTACAAGGTGCCAATCCTCGAAGCGGTGATCCGAAGGACGGTGATCGCCGCGGCGAAGGCATGAGAGAGCCCATGGACTCGAACACCGAGCAGAAACCCCCGCGCGTCTGCCGGCGTGTGCGCTCGAAGGGAACGCCGGGCGTGCGCTACGACGCGGCGGTGGAGTGGGAGACGGGCTTCGTGTCGACCGCGACGTTCTGGTGCGTCTCGACGGGAGAGTGCGTGGGGCCCGATGACGACCTGGTCCATCCGCATGCCTGCGGAGAGGGGCGCGTCTGCTTCCGTCCCCCCACGGACGAGTCGGCGGAGGAGGCTCGAATCCTGGAGTGAACTTGGGAACCGTTCACCGCCCAGGCTTGGTTGAGGAGGGGGCGGGAAGGGCGTGACCAACATTCCGGGCGGTTGCGAGGTAAAGGCGCGATTCTGCTGGGAATTTCGCACCGCCCGGCGCGGGTTCGAATCACGCCGCCTCCACTAGAAGTTGCCCGCCGCCTTAGCTCACCTTCCCACGGACCGGGTGCTCGCCTCGTCGTTCGGTGATAGCCACCGGCCCGAGGAATGGACGCGGAAGGTCGGCGAACGCCAGGAGCGTGGGGTTCACGCTCTTCTGCCTGGGGATGCTGACCCTGCTCATCGCGGGGCAAGGGTTATGCCTGCCGTTGGCCGGAATCACGGCGTTCCTGGCCTTGCTTATCCGTGCTGGGCCTCACCAGGCCGTGAGCGGTCAAGTCGCGCTGGCACCGCCGCGGGCACCGGCGCGCCGGATGAGGTCGCGGAAGGCGCTCATCGCCGGGTCGGTGTGGGTGCGCTCGTGCCACCACAGGTTGATGGTGAGGGTGAGCGGCGGCACCGGGCTCTGCACGGTGCGCAGGCCAAGGCGCGGGCCGAGGCGGGTTGTGTGCCGGGCCAGAGGAGACGCGGTGCAGCCCCATGGGGCACACGCCGGCCCAGAGGCCCCCTCCAGGGGGCGGCCACAGGGGTGTGGGCGTCTTTGGCAGCGTGACGGCTCGAGGCTCAACACCACGTGTGCTGGGGTGGCCCCCGCGCTGCGGCCAGCGCAAGCAGGCCGCGTGGGCAGTGACAGGTGCTCCACAATGGCGCGCACGGCGTTGGGTGCCGTCAGGACGGCATCGACACACTGCCACGGGTCCGCCACCCTTATTTGAGCACGTGGCCGTAACGCTGCCGGTCCACCCCCTCAAGGGCGTGATGCTGCCGGTCGCCCGGTTCATCCGCAGCCAGGACGGTCGGCGCTACGTCGACGTGGAGTACCCTCCCGGCCGGTACATGCGACTGCCGCTCGAGTGGACGGACCGCTCCCCACCCCTCGTTCCGCCGAGCGTCGGTGGTCGCGCAGTCCGCCTCTCCGTCCCCGTTCTGCTCAAGCTTGCCAGCGCAGTGCAGGTGGCGCTCGGTCGCCCCCAGGGCTCATCAACCGCGCCCCTGTCCCACGGTGGACCTACGTTGACACATGCCAACGTGTCCACCCCAGAAATCCGGCCCGCCGTGGTCGGCACTGCCCGTGGCGGCAAGGCAGCAACTGCTCGGCACGTGGGCCGCCCTGCTGCACAAGGCGCTGCGCGCCGAAACCGTAGACGCGGAGGAAGGCGATGAACGACAAGGTTCGAGCCACGCATCTGGAGCGTCGAGCGGTGGTGTATCTGCGCCAGTCCACGCTCAGTCAGGTCCATGAGCATCGTGAGTCCACGGCCCGTCAGTACGCCCTGCGCCAGCGTGCTCTGGAGCTGGGCTGGCCGCCCGAGCGCATTGAGATAATCGATGAAGACATGGGCCAGAGCGGTACGAGCGCGGACTGGCGGGCGGGCTTCCAGCGCATGGCCGAGGAGGTCGCGCACGGACGCGTCGGCGCCATCTTCTCGCTGGAAGTCTCTCGCCTGGCGCGCTCCTCGGCGGACTGGCACCGGCTGCTGGACTTGTGCGGCCTGGCCGACGTGGTGCTGGTCGATGAACAGGCCGTCTACACTCCGCGCGACTACAATGACCGGCTGCTGCTGGGCCTCAAGGGCACCATGAGCGAAGCCGAGTTGTACTGGATGCGTTTGCGCTTGCAGGGCGGCAAGCTGTCCAAGGCACGGCGTGGTGCCCTCCACATCACGCCGCCCGTGGGCTATGAGTGGGAGGAGACAACGAGCCGGTTTCGCTTCGACCCCGACGAAGGGGTGCAGCGAGCCGTGCGCCTTGTTTTCGAGCGCTTTCGCCTGGAGGGCAGCGCCTATGCCGTGCTGCGCTACTTCATGAAGAACGGGTTGAAGCTGCCCGTGCGAGAGCCGGGCACGCACCAATTGCACCCGGAGCCACCGCGCTACACCCTGCTGCTCTCCATGCTCCACAACCCCACCTACGCCGGTGCCTATGTCTTCGGGCGCAATGAGAGGCACATGGCGCTGGTGGACGGACAGTTGCGGCGCCAGCGCCGTACGCGTTTGCCGCGGGAAGCATGGAAGGTATGCCTGAAGAACC
Above is a window of Cystobacter fuscus DNA encoding:
- a CDS encoding FAD binding domain-containing protein, with amino-acid sequence MQSFEWVDAESVEQAVSLLGEGSERAPVMAKAGGMDLLDLMKGGVVSPRRVVNLKTIKGLDGVRFDAKQGLELGTLVTLSRVSREPEVRRRFVALAEAAEHAATPQVRNAATLGGNLLQRPRCWYFRNEYFHQVEGNEVERVREGQNQYHAIFDNQRTVMVHASTPATALVAYGASVELSGPGGKTRVVPVSDFLLPPDMKRPSDTVIAPNEVLTRVRIPAPGAGTKAAYYKQGERESYDWPICDVAVVLQMDGQVVRQAAIALGWVAPTPRRAAEAEKLLVGKKLDEELARQAAKAAVSGATPLSKNAYKVPILEAVIRRTVIAAAKA